In Xanthomonas sacchari, a genomic segment contains:
- a CDS encoding helix-turn-helix transcriptional regulator — MHSPSNAGQWRESLRRDAADAARWQAVAAAAAALREAGDAARATAHALAPASALVAAPHAAVLALRGGRCLVLASQGDALPPGASVAIQAPAHAWRLRGTTATAAGELCLPIATLGVPLGTLCLGWDDVRTVPAPEDVQALSAIAALLAPLAAEPPRAPRRRKPAQVDRLAVLSARERQVLALLSRGLTNAALGAELGISAGTAKVHVERILHKLQVADRTQAAVVAVQAGVAL; from the coding sequence GTGCACAGCCCCTCCAATGCAGGCCAGTGGCGTGAGTCACTGCGCCGCGACGCCGCCGACGCCGCGCGCTGGCAGGCCGTGGCCGCCGCCGCCGCGGCGCTGCGCGAGGCCGGCGATGCCGCGCGGGCCACCGCCCACGCGCTCGCACCCGCCAGCGCCCTGGTCGCGGCCCCGCACGCCGCGGTGCTGGCCTTGCGCGGCGGCCGCTGCCTGGTGCTGGCCAGCCAGGGCGACGCCTTGCCGCCGGGCGCCAGCGTCGCCATCCAGGCGCCCGCCCACGCCTGGCGCCTGCGCGGCACGACCGCCACCGCGGCAGGCGAACTGTGCCTGCCGATCGCCACGCTGGGCGTGCCGTTGGGCACGCTGTGCCTGGGCTGGGACGACGTCCGCACCGTGCCGGCGCCGGAGGACGTGCAGGCCCTGTCCGCGATCGCCGCGCTGCTGGCGCCGCTGGCGGCCGAACCGCCGCGTGCGCCGCGGCGGCGCAAACCGGCGCAGGTCGACCGCCTGGCCGTGCTCAGCGCGCGCGAGCGGCAGGTGCTGGCGCTGTTGTCGCGCGGGCTCACCAATGCCGCGCTCGGCGCCGAACTGGGCATCAGCGCCGGCACCGCCAAGGTCCACGTCGAGCGCATCCTGCACAAGCTGCAGGTGGCCGACCGCACCCAGGCCGCGGTGGTCGCGGTGCAGGCGGGGGTGGCGCTGTGA
- a CDS encoding hybrid sensor histidine kinase/response regulator — protein sequence MRALARRWNDWPLTRKSLALVALPLLLLVAALVAIYSVERQNIAAENDVRRTLQLLSDLHEAHALLAETAAGVRGYRLVRQDAFLTPYRDAEPRLKTVVQRLSRRITDLRQAQRFARIQPLFEEKMQGWRRLLAPDLSREEEIRQLREGKVTLDILRAELRELRNYETAQLQVRTAKAQALRQRNLLITLCAAMLGGLGAVLAVAWFASSLSRRLRQLSANADRLGDGRPLAPQPPAGDELGQVAQRLQQASTLLAARAEEAQSARREAESANRAKTEFLSRSSHELRTPLNAILGYAQVLEMDLPGAAQRDHLQHILGAGRHLLGLITELLDIARIEADQLDLSPRPVPVRSALEEALGLVAPEAQARGIVLRPPQVPPEWTVRADPQRLRQVLINLLSNAIKFNRPGGAVWVSAVPEGQSLALAVHDQGHGLTPAQVERLFTPFERLGAERSAIEGTGLGLALSKRLTEAMGGRIAVDSGPDGSRFTIALPLDRPQAAALPDTAVATTTVGGGHRQLLSVEDNPSNQALIRTLVERRPHWRLHEAASMAQAHAHLQHATPDLILLDLHLSDGNGEELLQALRAQPHTAAIPVVVISADATATTLARVQGAPVRAYLTKPLDVADFFSILDRHLA from the coding sequence GTGAGGGCGCTGGCGCGGCGCTGGAACGACTGGCCGCTGACCCGCAAGAGTCTGGCGCTGGTGGCGCTGCCGCTGTTGCTGCTGGTGGCGGCGCTGGTGGCGATCTACAGCGTCGAACGGCAGAACATCGCCGCCGAGAACGACGTGCGCCGCACCCTGCAGTTGCTCAGCGACCTGCATGAAGCGCATGCGCTGCTGGCCGAGACCGCCGCCGGTGTGCGCGGCTACCGGCTGGTGCGCCAGGACGCCTTCCTGACCCCGTACCGCGACGCCGAGCCGCGGCTCAAGACCGTGGTGCAACGCCTGTCGCGACGCATCACCGACCTGCGGCAGGCACAGCGTTTCGCCCGCATCCAGCCGCTGTTCGAGGAGAAGATGCAGGGCTGGCGACGGCTGCTGGCGCCGGACCTGAGCCGCGAGGAAGAAATCCGCCAGTTGCGCGAGGGCAAGGTCACCCTCGACATCCTGCGCGCGGAACTGCGCGAACTGCGCAACTACGAGACCGCGCAACTGCAGGTGCGTACCGCCAAGGCGCAGGCACTGCGCCAGCGCAACCTGCTGATCACCCTGTGCGCGGCGATGCTGGGCGGACTCGGCGCCGTGCTCGCGGTGGCCTGGTTCGCCTCGTCGCTGTCGCGGCGCCTGCGCCAGCTCTCGGCCAACGCCGATCGCCTCGGCGACGGCCGGCCACTGGCGCCGCAGCCGCCGGCCGGCGACGAACTGGGCCAGGTCGCGCAACGCCTGCAGCAGGCCAGCACCCTGCTTGCCGCGCGCGCCGAGGAGGCGCAGTCGGCGCGCCGCGAGGCCGAGAGCGCCAACCGCGCCAAGACCGAGTTCCTCTCGCGCAGCAGCCACGAACTGCGCACCCCGCTCAACGCCATCCTCGGCTATGCGCAGGTGCTGGAGATGGACCTGCCGGGCGCGGCGCAGCGCGATCACCTGCAGCACATCCTCGGCGCCGGCCGGCACCTGCTGGGGCTGATCACCGAACTGCTGGACATCGCCCGCATCGAGGCCGACCAGCTCGACCTGAGCCCGCGCCCGGTGCCGGTGCGCAGCGCGCTGGAGGAGGCGCTGGGCCTGGTCGCGCCGGAGGCGCAGGCGCGCGGCATCGTGCTGCGGCCCCCGCAGGTGCCGCCGGAGTGGACCGTGCGCGCCGATCCGCAGCGGCTGCGCCAGGTGCTGATCAACCTGTTGTCCAACGCGATCAAGTTCAACCGCCCGGGTGGCGCGGTGTGGGTGAGTGCCGTGCCCGAAGGCCAATCCCTGGCGCTGGCCGTGCACGACCAGGGCCATGGCCTGACGCCGGCGCAGGTGGAACGATTGTTCACGCCGTTCGAGCGGCTCGGCGCCGAGCGCTCGGCGATCGAGGGCACCGGCCTGGGCCTGGCGCTGAGCAAGCGCCTGACCGAGGCGATGGGCGGACGCATCGCCGTGGACAGCGGCCCGGACGGATCGCGGTTCACCATCGCGCTGCCGCTGGACCGCCCACAGGCAGCGGCACTGCCGGACACGGCCGTGGCGACGACAACGGTGGGCGGGGGACATCGCCAGTTGCTGAGCGTGGAGGACAACCCCTCCAACCAGGCGCTGATCCGCACCCTGGTCGAACGCCGCCCGCACTGGCGGTTGCACGAGGCCGCCAGCATGGCCCAGGCGCACGCGCATCTGCAGCACGCCACGCCCGACCTGATCCTGCTCGACCTGCACCTGAGCGACGGCAACGGCGAGGAGCTGCTGCAGGCGCTGCGCGCGCAGCCGCATACCGCCGCGATCCCGGTGGTGGTGATCAGCGCCGATGCCACCGCGACCACGCTGGCCCGCGTGCAGGGCGCCCCCGTGCGCGCCTATCTGACCAAGCCGCTGGACGTGGCCGACTTCTTTTCCATTCTGGACCGGCACCTCGCATGA
- a CDS encoding response regulator: MTRNDVLAARILIVDDEPTNVRLLEELLQREGFRQVVATTDPQRVLGLVAAFAPDLILLDLMMPELDGYAILEQLARLAGPSSFLPVIVLTADPSRSARHRALGLGAKDFLTKPLDTFEVALRVWNVAETVVLFKRLRALAVADAVPPGWLRAGIGD; the protein is encoded by the coding sequence ATGACCCGCAACGATGTCCTCGCCGCGCGCATCCTGATCGTCGACGACGAACCGACCAACGTCCGCCTGCTGGAGGAACTGCTGCAGCGCGAGGGCTTCCGCCAGGTGGTGGCGACCACCGACCCGCAGCGGGTGCTGGGCCTGGTGGCGGCGTTCGCGCCGGACCTGATCCTGCTCGACCTGATGATGCCGGAGCTGGACGGCTACGCGATCCTGGAGCAACTGGCGCGGCTGGCCGGCCCGTCCAGCTTCCTGCCGGTGATCGTGCTCACCGCCGATCCCAGCCGCAGCGCCCGCCACCGCGCCCTCGGCCTGGGCGCCAAGGACTTCCTGACCAAGCCGCTGGACACCTTCGAGGTGGCCCTGCGGGTCTGGAACGTGGCCGAGACCGTGGTGCTGTTCAAGCGCCTGCGCGCCCTGGCCGTGGCGGATGCCGTGCCGCCTGGGTGGTTGAGGGCCGGGATTGGGGATTAG
- a CDS encoding DUF2007 domain-containing protein encodes MQIAYRAQHLIDAHLAKHALEDAGITAFVFGEALLGGAGELPFGVVQVCVADELLEKAQEVLMTLGLGGQVTRAM; translated from the coding sequence ATGCAGATCGCCTACCGCGCCCAGCACCTGATCGATGCGCACCTGGCCAAGCACGCGCTGGAGGACGCCGGCATCACCGCCTTCGTGTTCGGCGAGGCCCTGCTCGGCGGCGCCGGCGAACTGCCGTTCGGCGTGGTCCAGGTCTGCGTGGCCGACGAACTGCTGGAAAAGGCCCAGGAAGTGCTGATGACGCTGGGCCTGGGCGGGCAGGTGACGCGGGCGATGTAG
- a CDS encoding glutamine--tRNA ligase/YqeY domain fusion protein, whose protein sequence is MSDTPATDASAPAEKKDFIRQIVREDLASGKHTAVRTRFPPEPNGYLHIGHAKAICLDFGIAAEFAGRCNLRFDDTNPAKEDPEFVAAIQDDVRWLGFDWAELRHASDYFEVYYLAAEKLIRDGHAFVCDLSAEQVREYRGTLTEPGRDSPYRTRSVEENLDLFRRMRAGEFPDGARTLRAKIDMSSGNINLRDPALYRIKHVEHQNTGNAWPIYPMYDFAHSLGDAVEGITHSLCTLEFEDHRPLYDWCVDKVDLAGHPELLQPLLDKGLPREAAKPRQIEFSRLNINYTVMSKRKLTQLVAEGLVDGWDDPRMYTLQGLRRRGYTPAALRLLVDRVGISKQNSVIDFSVLEGCLREDLDAHAARRMAVIEPLKLVLGNLPEGHSETLTFSNHPKDESFGTREVPFSRELWIEREDFAEVPPKGWKRLVPGGEVRLRGAGIARVDEVIKNAAGEIVELRGWLDPESRPGMEGANRKVKGTIHWVSAAHAVEAEIRLYDRLFSVEKPDDESDGKTYRDHLNPASKRSVRGYVEPAAAQAAPEQAFQFERTGYFVADRYDHRADAPVFNRSVTLRDTWSGGQGGA, encoded by the coding sequence ATGTCCGACACCCCCGCCACCGACGCCTCCGCCCCGGCCGAGAAGAAAGACTTCATCCGCCAGATCGTCCGCGAGGACCTGGCCAGCGGCAAGCACACGGCCGTGCGCACCCGCTTCCCGCCCGAGCCCAACGGCTACCTGCACATCGGCCACGCCAAGGCGATCTGCCTGGACTTCGGCATCGCCGCCGAGTTCGCCGGGCGCTGCAACCTGCGCTTCGACGACACCAACCCGGCCAAGGAAGACCCCGAGTTCGTCGCCGCGATCCAGGACGACGTGCGCTGGCTGGGCTTCGACTGGGCCGAGCTGCGCCACGCCTCGGACTATTTCGAGGTGTACTACCTGGCCGCCGAGAAGCTGATCCGCGACGGCCACGCCTTCGTCTGCGACCTCTCCGCCGAGCAGGTGCGCGAGTACCGCGGCACCCTCACCGAACCGGGCCGCGACTCGCCGTACCGCACCCGCAGCGTCGAGGAGAACCTGGACCTGTTCCGGCGCATGCGCGCCGGCGAGTTCCCGGACGGCGCGCGCACCCTGCGCGCCAAGATCGACATGAGCAGCGGCAACATCAACCTGCGCGACCCGGCGCTGTACCGGATCAAGCACGTCGAGCACCAGAACACCGGCAACGCCTGGCCGATCTACCCGATGTACGACTTCGCGCATTCGCTGGGCGATGCCGTGGAAGGCATCACCCACTCGCTGTGCACGCTGGAGTTCGAGGACCACCGCCCGCTGTACGACTGGTGCGTGGACAAGGTCGACCTCGCCGGCCACCCGGAGCTGCTGCAGCCGCTGCTGGACAAGGGCCTGCCGCGCGAGGCGGCCAAGCCGCGGCAGATCGAGTTCTCGCGGCTCAACATCAACTACACGGTGATGAGCAAGCGCAAGCTGACCCAGCTCGTCGCCGAAGGCCTGGTCGACGGCTGGGACGATCCGCGCATGTACACCCTGCAGGGCCTGCGCCGCCGCGGCTACACGCCGGCCGCGCTGCGCCTGCTGGTCGACCGGGTCGGCATCAGCAAGCAGAACTCGGTGATCGACTTCTCGGTGCTGGAAGGCTGCCTGCGCGAAGACCTGGACGCGCACGCCGCGCGGCGCATGGCGGTGATCGAGCCGCTGAAGCTGGTGCTGGGCAACCTGCCGGAAGGCCACAGCGAGACCCTGACCTTCTCCAACCATCCCAAGGACGAGAGCTTCGGCACGCGCGAGGTGCCGTTCTCGCGCGAGCTGTGGATCGAACGCGAGGACTTCGCCGAAGTCCCGCCCAAGGGTTGGAAGCGCCTGGTCCCGGGCGGCGAAGTGCGCCTGCGCGGCGCCGGCATCGCCCGCGTCGACGAGGTGATCAAGAACGCGGCCGGCGAGATCGTGGAACTGCGCGGCTGGCTCGACCCGGAATCGCGCCCGGGCATGGAAGGCGCCAACCGCAAGGTCAAGGGCACCATCCACTGGGTCAGCGCCGCGCACGCTGTGGAGGCGGAGATCCGCCTCTACGACCGCCTGTTCTCGGTGGAGAAGCCCGACGACGAGTCCGACGGCAAGACCTACCGCGACCACCTCAATCCCGCCTCCAAGCGCAGCGTGCGCGGCTACGTCGAACCCGCCGCCGCGCAGGCCGCGCCGGAGCAGGCGTTCCAGTTCGAGCGCACCGGCTATTTCGTCGCCGACCGCTACGACCACCGCGCCGACGCGCCGGTGTTCAACCGCAGCGTGACCCTGCGCGACACCTGGAGCGGCGGCCAGGGCGGCGCCTGA
- a CDS encoding helix-turn-helix transcriptional regulator has product MSTAPILSLRSYGRDGTAHQHDHVQLVLPLHGTLELEVDGGGAYLDRYRAAVVAPQTRHAQCALDANRFLIVDCASDAFGDAALERLRQQPFLDLPPPLQALLAARTPHPDLAIAHARAGAAVLAWLQAGTAPRGWQRLQTLCRRIEAAPGQDWPVRRMAQLAHLSPSRLHALFRATLGRTPQDWVAARRLDWVRRQLAHGTRPIAALAQDSGYADQSALTRALKRATVQTPAAYRRRARTGVWDKPAGADSGMLGRHG; this is encoded by the coding sequence ATGTCGACCGCCCCCATCCTGAGCCTGCGCAGCTACGGCCGCGACGGTACCGCCCATCAGCATGACCACGTGCAATTGGTGCTGCCGCTGCACGGCACGCTGGAACTGGAAGTGGACGGCGGCGGCGCCTATCTGGACCGGTACCGCGCCGCCGTGGTCGCGCCGCAGACCCGGCATGCGCAGTGCGCGCTGGACGCCAACCGCTTCCTGATCGTCGATTGCGCCAGCGATGCCTTCGGCGACGCGGCGCTGGAGCGTCTGCGGCAACAGCCCTTCCTCGATCTGCCGCCACCGTTGCAGGCGCTGCTCGCCGCCCGGACGCCGCATCCAGACCTCGCTATCGCCCATGCCCGGGCCGGTGCCGCCGTGCTGGCCTGGCTGCAGGCGGGCACCGCGCCCCGCGGCTGGCAGCGGCTGCAGACGCTGTGCCGCCGCATCGAAGCCGCGCCCGGCCAGGACTGGCCGGTGCGACGCATGGCGCAACTGGCGCACCTGAGCCCGAGCCGCCTGCACGCGCTGTTCCGCGCCACGCTGGGACGCACGCCGCAGGACTGGGTGGCGGCGCGGCGGTTGGACTGGGTCCGCCGGCAGCTGGCGCACGGCACCCGGCCGATCGCCGCCCTGGCCCAGGACAGCGGCTATGCCGACCAGAGCGCGCTGACCCGCGCACTGAAGCGCGCCACCGTGCAGACCCCGGCCGCCTACCGCCGGCGCGCCAGGACAGGAGTCTGGGACAAGCCGGCCGGCGCCGACAGCGGCATGCTGGGCAGACACGGCTGA
- a CDS encoding DMT family transporter, with amino-acid sequence MRERLWAGVGSGIAAGALWGLVFLVPQLLSAFSPLQLAVSRYLAYGAIAAVVLLPRWRAATAPLGAAEWWALLRLSLLGNIVYYVLLGCAVQWAGSAATALIIGLLPATVTVIGSRAAGAVRLRRLAAPCALCVLGVALVAVQTLAVARPHIPASLGLRAAGLACAIGALACWTTYSIKNARWLRRRPDLSGRDWSLLTGVVTGALALALALPAFAVAGTAHAGADWVRFWSMALVLALFASVIGNACWNHASRLLPLTLVGQMIVFETVFALLYGFLWEQRWPSVLELLAIACLLGGVLWCTLVHARPQPPAQEAKPG; translated from the coding sequence ATGCGCGAACGTCTATGGGCAGGGGTCGGCAGCGGCATCGCCGCGGGCGCGCTGTGGGGCCTGGTGTTCCTGGTACCGCAGCTGCTGAGCGCATTTTCCCCGTTGCAACTGGCCGTCTCCCGCTACCTGGCCTATGGCGCCATCGCCGCGGTGGTGCTGCTGCCGCGCTGGCGCGCCGCGACCGCGCCGCTGGGCGCGGCCGAGTGGTGGGCGCTGCTGCGCCTGAGTCTGCTCGGCAACATCGTCTACTACGTGCTGCTGGGCTGCGCGGTGCAGTGGGCCGGCAGCGCCGCCACCGCGCTGATCATCGGCTTGCTGCCGGCAACGGTCACCGTGATCGGCTCGCGCGCGGCCGGCGCGGTCCGCTTGCGCCGGCTCGCCGCGCCCTGTGCGCTGTGCGTGCTCGGGGTGGCGCTGGTCGCGGTGCAGACCCTGGCCGTCGCGCGGCCGCACATTCCCGCCAGCCTCGGCCTGCGCGCGGCGGGACTGGCCTGCGCGATCGGCGCGCTGGCGTGCTGGACCACCTACTCGATCAAGAACGCGCGCTGGCTGCGGCGGCGCCCGGACCTGTCCGGACGCGACTGGTCGCTGCTCACCGGCGTGGTCACCGGTGCGCTGGCCCTGGCGCTGGCGTTGCCGGCCTTCGCCGTGGCCGGCACGGCCCATGCCGGTGCCGACTGGGTGCGCTTCTGGAGCATGGCGCTGGTGCTGGCGCTGTTCGCCTCGGTGATCGGCAACGCCTGCTGGAACCACGCCAGCCGGCTGCTGCCGCTGACCCTGGTCGGGCAGATGATCGTGTTCGAGACCGTGTTCGCGCTGCTGTACGGCTTCCTGTGGGAACAGCGTTGGCCGAGCGTGCTGGAGCTGCTGGCGATCGCCTGCCTGCTCGGCGGCGTGCTGTGGTGCACGCTGGTGCATGCACGGCCGCAGCCGCCCGCACAGGAAGCCAAGCCTGGTTAA
- a CDS encoding STN domain-containing protein produces the protein MPTVLRRCCPALVLAAALAGCSSSTAPSGTAADSAASASAPAATGKCDAVPDHAYDLPAGRFDETAQQLAHATGCMVVYRDPGLASLHVNAVKGQVSIRQALHQALDGTALRIAQENADTLTVVRR, from the coding sequence ATGCCTACCGTCCTGCGCCGTTGCTGCCCCGCCCTCGTCCTGGCTGCCGCACTGGCCGGCTGCAGCTCCTCCACCGCTCCATCCGGCACAGCGGCGGATTCGGCCGCCAGCGCCAGCGCGCCTGCCGCGACCGGCAAGTGCGACGCCGTCCCCGACCACGCCTACGACCTGCCGGCCGGGCGCTTCGACGAAACCGCCCAGCAGTTGGCCCATGCCACCGGCTGCATGGTCGTGTACCGCGATCCCGGCCTGGCATCGCTGCACGTCAATGCAGTGAAGGGGCAGGTCAGCATCCGCCAGGCGCTGCATCAGGCGCTGGACGGCACCGCACTGCGGATCGCGCAGGAAAACGCGGACACGCTGACCGTCGTGCGCCGCTGA
- a CDS encoding nucleoside deaminase: MLYAQVHLTLPAWIHEAIDPQAVYASDADKVALAIALSRLNVEHGSGGPFGAAVFDSDRIVAVGVNRVVPHNTSLAHAENMAYMLAQQRTQSFRLNAALPGPVALATSAQPCCQCFGATVWAGIDRLLIGARAEDVESLTDFDEGPLPADWVGELNKRGIAVVRDLHRDDARAVLAHYGQHGPQY; this comes from the coding sequence ATGCTCTACGCGCAAGTCCACCTCACCCTGCCCGCCTGGATCCACGAGGCGATCGATCCGCAGGCCGTCTACGCCAGCGACGCCGACAAGGTGGCGCTGGCCATCGCGCTGTCGCGACTGAATGTCGAGCACGGCAGCGGCGGCCCGTTCGGTGCGGCGGTGTTCGACAGCGACCGCATCGTCGCGGTCGGCGTCAACCGCGTGGTGCCGCACAACACCTCGCTGGCCCATGCCGAGAACATGGCCTACATGCTGGCCCAGCAGCGGACGCAGAGCTTCCGCCTCAACGCGGCCCTGCCCGGCCCAGTCGCGCTGGCCACCTCGGCCCAGCCCTGTTGCCAGTGCTTCGGCGCCACCGTGTGGGCCGGCATCGACCGGCTGCTGATCGGCGCCCGCGCCGAGGATGTCGAATCGCTGACCGATTTCGACGAAGGCCCGCTGCCGGCCGACTGGGTCGGCGAACTCAACAAGCGCGGCATCGCCGTCGTGCGCGACCTGCACCGCGACGACGCGCGCGCGGTACTCGCCCACTACGGCCAGCACGGCCCGCAGTACTGA
- a CDS encoding GNAT family N-acetyltransferase, with product MHATTTPAVLTPNVTIRRLALADASALKACRLAGLQEAPEAFMTTAAEVEATPLAQFEAELADTDIHYAGAFDGERLVGFMRSVRFLRRARRHVAEVRSVVVMASHRRQGIAGRLLSQLIEQAHSSGIEALLLTVIADNLPARRLYEMAGFSVYGIEPLAIRRDGRYHDQILMRLALQAPGR from the coding sequence ATGCACGCGACCACGACGCCCGCCGTCCTCACCCCGAACGTGACGATCCGGCGCCTGGCCCTTGCCGATGCCTCCGCACTGAAGGCCTGCCGTCTGGCCGGGTTGCAGGAAGCGCCAGAGGCCTTCATGACGACCGCTGCCGAGGTCGAGGCGACGCCGCTGGCGCAGTTCGAAGCCGAGCTGGCCGATACCGACATCCACTATGCCGGCGCGTTCGATGGCGAGCGGCTGGTGGGCTTCATGCGCAGCGTGCGTTTCTTGCGACGCGCGCGGCGCCACGTCGCCGAAGTGCGCAGCGTGGTGGTGATGGCGTCGCATCGCCGGCAGGGCATCGCCGGCCGCCTGCTCTCGCAGCTGATCGAACAGGCGCACAGCAGCGGTATCGAAGCCTTGCTGCTGACCGTGATCGCCGACAATCTGCCGGCCCGCCGCCTGTACGAGATGGCCGGCTTCAGCGTCTACGGGATCGAGCCGCTCGCAATCCGCCGCGACGGCCGATACCACGATCAGATCCTCATGCGCCTGGCATTGCAGGCGCCGGGTCGATGA
- the rlmM gene encoding 23S rRNA (cytidine(2498)-2'-O)-methyltransferase RlmM: MKSAGLLCYCRQGFEPELAAELTQRAADAGLAGYARTQRNQGYAVFACEDPQLAAALPWRTLVFARQTLALIAELPGLDPADRIAPMLEALQGLPRLGDVWVEHPDSDTAKPLAGLARSFGNALRPALRKAGLLTPKEDPRLPRLHVLFVAGDHALLGLAQPDDAAPWPLGIPRLRLLPEAPSRSALKLEEALLALLTPHERETLLRPGMRAADLGAAPGGWTWVLTRQHLHVTSVDNGPLRQHVLDSGLVTHLRADGFHWKPAQPLDWMVCDMVEQPRRVAERMATWFREGWCRHAIFNLKLPMKKRWDETRLCLDLFAERAERPLQLRAKQLYHDREEITVLAIPG; encoded by the coding sequence ATGAAGAGCGCCGGCCTGCTGTGCTATTGCCGCCAGGGCTTCGAACCGGAGCTGGCGGCCGAACTGACCCAGCGCGCGGCCGACGCCGGGCTGGCCGGCTATGCCCGCACCCAGCGCAACCAGGGCTACGCGGTGTTCGCCTGCGAGGACCCGCAACTGGCCGCGGCGCTGCCTTGGCGCACGCTGGTGTTCGCCCGCCAGACGCTGGCGCTGATCGCCGAGTTGCCCGGGCTGGATCCGGCCGATCGCATCGCGCCGATGCTGGAGGCGCTGCAGGGTCTGCCCAGGCTCGGCGATGTGTGGGTGGAGCATCCGGATTCGGACACGGCCAAGCCGCTGGCCGGGCTGGCGCGCAGTTTCGGCAACGCGCTGCGTCCGGCGCTGCGCAAGGCCGGCCTGCTCACGCCCAAGGAAGACCCGCGACTGCCGCGCCTGCACGTGCTGTTCGTCGCTGGCGATCATGCGTTGCTGGGCCTGGCCCAGCCCGACGATGCCGCGCCCTGGCCGCTGGGCATCCCGCGCCTGCGCCTGCTGCCCGAGGCGCCCTCGCGTTCTGCGCTGAAGCTGGAAGAAGCGCTGCTGGCGCTGCTGACCCCGCACGAGCGCGAGACGCTGCTGCGCCCGGGCATGCGCGCCGCCGACCTCGGTGCCGCCCCCGGCGGCTGGACCTGGGTGCTGACCCGCCAGCACCTGCACGTGACCAGCGTGGACAACGGCCCTCTGCGCCAGCACGTGCTCGACAGCGGCCTGGTCACCCACCTGCGCGCCGACGGCTTCCACTGGAAGCCCGCCCAGCCGCTGGATTGGATGGTCTGCGACATGGTCGAGCAACCGCGCCGCGTCGCCGAGCGGATGGCCACCTGGTTCCGCGAGGGCTGGTGCCGGCACGCGATCTTCAATCTGAAGCTGCCGATGAAGAAGCGCTGGGACGAGACCCGGCTGTGCCTGGACCTGTTCGCCGAACGCGCCGAGCGCCCGCTGCAACTGCGCGCCAAGCAGCTCTACCACGACCGCGAAGAGATCACCGTGCTGGCGATACCGGGCTGA
- a CDS encoding Gfo/Idh/MocA family protein, which yields MKPSSPNRRRLLLAGLSAGAAGLLGSPAWAAVPARRRKPLGVALVGLGQYASDRLAPGLTLTKHCRLAGIVTGSPQKIPQWQARYRIPDRNVYSYDDLERIADNPDIDVVYVVTPPHLHAPLSLRAAAAGKHVWCEKPMALHAEQAQAMIAACARNKVRLSIGYRMQHEPNTRRLIALAGERPFGAMRSVRAEAGYAGYGDTDPAQRPWRLRAQYGGGAMYDMGVYPLNAARYTVGAEPLAVSARRSTDRPALFDEVDEHMQFTLEFPHEVIATCAASFGRSMNLLRAECANGWYELAPFQAYDGVRGRASDGRLFDARVRHQQALQMDEDALAILQGTPLRVPGEEGLRDIRIVEAIQRSARADGARIVL from the coding sequence ATGAAGCCGTCCTCGCCGAATCGCCGCCGCCTGTTGCTGGCCGGCCTGTCCGCCGGTGCCGCCGGCCTGTTGGGATCGCCCGCCTGGGCCGCCGTGCCGGCACGGCGCCGCAAGCCGCTTGGCGTGGCCCTGGTCGGGCTGGGCCAGTACGCCAGCGATCGGCTGGCCCCGGGCCTCACCCTGACCAAGCACTGCCGCCTGGCCGGCATCGTCACCGGCTCGCCGCAGAAGATCCCGCAGTGGCAGGCGCGCTATCGCATCCCGGATCGCAACGTCTACAGCTACGACGACCTGGAGCGCATCGCCGACAACCCGGACATCGACGTGGTGTATGTGGTCACGCCGCCGCACCTGCATGCGCCGTTGAGCCTGCGCGCCGCGGCCGCCGGCAAGCACGTGTGGTGCGAGAAGCCGATGGCGCTGCACGCCGAGCAGGCGCAGGCGATGATCGCCGCCTGCGCGCGCAACAAGGTGCGGCTGAGCATCGGCTACCGCATGCAGCACGAGCCCAACACCCGGCGCCTCATCGCCCTGGCCGGCGAACGCCCGTTCGGCGCGATGCGCAGCGTGCGCGCGGAGGCGGGCTACGCCGGCTACGGCGACACCGACCCGGCGCAGCGGCCATGGCGGCTGCGCGCGCAGTACGGCGGCGGCGCGATGTACGACATGGGCGTGTATCCGCTCAACGCGGCGCGCTACACGGTCGGCGCCGAGCCGCTGGCGGTCAGCGCGCGGCGTTCCACGGATCGGCCGGCGCTGTTCGACGAGGTCGACGAGCACATGCAGTTCACCCTGGAGTTCCCGCACGAGGTGATCGCCACCTGCGCGGCCAGTTTCGGCCGCAGCATGAACCTGCTGCGTGCCGAGTGCGCGAACGGCTGGTACGAACTGGCGCCGTTCCAGGCCTACGACGGCGTGCGCGGCCGGGCCAGCGATGGCCGCCTGTTCGACGCGCGGGTGCGGCACCAGCAGGCGCTGCAGATGGACGAGGACGCGCTGGCGATCCTGCAGGGCACGCCGCTGCGCGTGCCCGGCGAGGAAGGCCTGCGCGACATCCGCATCGTCGAAGCGATCCAGCGCTCGGCGCGCGCGGATGGGGCGCGGATCGTGCTGTAG